The DNA region TGCCCGCTCTACGAGCAGACCCTCTGGGTGGGCGACGCGCGGAACGAGGCCCTCTTCGCCTTCACCACCTTCGGCGCCGAGGACCTCGCCCGCCGGTGCATCAAGCTGGCGGCCTACTCCCTGGACGACTACCCGATGGTCCAGTGCCAGGTGCCGTCCACCTGGGGCATCATCCTGCCCGCCTGGAGCTTCCAGTGGGTGCTCATGGTGTGGGACCACTATCTGGAGACGGGCGACCGCGACTTCCTCGCCTGGGCCTACCCCTACGTGGTGAAGAACCTGCGCGGCGCGGACCAGTACAACGACGACCGCGGCCTTTTCAGCGCGCCGTTCTGGAACATGTTCGACTGGTCCGGCATTGACGACGGCCACCGGACCGTCACCCACAACGCCATGTTCGCCGCGGGCGCGGCGGACGCGGCCGTCAAGTGCGCCCAGATTCTGGGCGACACGGAGCACCTGGAATGGCTGACGGCCTACCGCGACCGCCAGGCCGCCGGGGTCGAGGGGCTGTGGGACGCGGGGCGGGGCTGGTACGCCGACGCGGTGCGCGGCGACGGCACCCTCAGCCCGAAGACCTGCATGCACACGGGGTTCCTGAGCCTCCTGTTCGACCTCTGCCCGAAGGAGCGCCGCGGCGAAATTCTGGAAAAACTCCTCAACCCGCCCGAGGGCATGACGCCCATCGGCTCGCCCTTTGCCATGATGTACTTCCTCGACGCCCTGGAGAAGGAGGGGCGCGGCGAGGAGATCGTGAAGGCCATCTACCGCGACTACCAGCCCATGCTGGACGAGGGCGCCACGACGGTGTGGGAAACCTTCGCCCGGGGCACCACGGGCCGCGACGGCTTCCCCACGCGCAGCCACACCCACGCCTGGTCCTCCTCCCCCGTGCGCTTCCTGCCCCGCGTGGTGCTCGGCGTCACCCCCGAGGCCCCCGGCGGGACGGTCTTCCGCGTCAGCCCGCGCCTGTGCGGCCTGGAGTGGGCCAAGGGGGCCATTGCCACCCCGAAGGGGCCGGTGTCGGCGTCCTGGAGGCGCGAGGGAAGCCGGGTGGACATTTCCGCCGCCGGTCCCAAGGGTGTCATGCTGCATTTCCGGCGCAACGAAAGCCTGGAGGGGCTGGATGTCTATCTGAACGGGGTTCCGCAGCGTTAACCCCACGGAGACCTGAACATGCCCTCGATAGCCATTGTCGGCGCCTCGACGGACCGCAGGAAATACGGAAACAAGGCCGTGCGCGCCTTCAAGCAGGGCGGCTGGACCGTGTACCCCGTGAATCCCGGGGCGGCGGAGGTGGAGGGACTTCCCGCGTTCCGGTCCGTGGCGGAGATTCCGGGCCCCGTGGACCGGGTGTCCATGTATGTGCCCGCCCCAACCGGCCTGGCCATGCTCCCGGACATCGCGGCAAAGGGGCCGGCGGAGTTCTTTCTAAACCCCGGGTCGGAAAGCCCCGAACTGGTGGCGGCGGCCCGCGCCCTGGGCTTGAATCCGCTGCTGGCGTGCAGTATTGTCAATATCGGCCTGCGTCCGGAGCAGTTTCCCGACGCATAGGCCGGGCATAGGCGTGCCGGGTAAATTGTTGCCACAGACAAGGAGGTGACGCGCATGAAGTTGCCGCGGAACGGTTGACTGGTCCAGGCAGAAAATGATAGTATCCCCCCCCTGTATCTCCTAGAAAACACTGGCTTTGCCACGGAGTAAACCCGCCATGAACGTGAAGATCACTGGTCGCCACATGGAGTTGTCGGACGCCCTCAAGTCGTACATAGAGACCGGCCTCCGGAAGGTGAAGGCCCATTTCGACCGGGTGATAGACGTGGACGTGGTCCTGGATGTGGAGAAGCACCGGCACACCGCCGAATTCAACCTGTACGCGAACGGCGTCCGCATCAACTGCCGCGAGACCTCCCCCGACATGTACGCGTCCGTGGACGCGGCCCTGGACAAGCTGGAGCGGCAGACCCGCAAATTCAAGGACCGGATCAACCAGCACAAGCCCCGCTCGGCCAAGGAGACGCGCATCCTCCAGCAGTCGGTCATTTCGCTGGACTCGGGCAACGGCAACGGCGGCCGCGACGCCACCGGGCCCGACCACCACGTCGTCCACCGCGAGAAGATCATGCCGAAGCCCATGTCGGTGGACGAGGCCATCATGCAGCTGGAGCTGGTGGAGGAGCCGTTCCTCCTCTTCATGAACGCGGACACGTTCCAGCTCAACGTGATCTACTCCCGGGGCGAGATGCAGTACGGCCTGATTGAGCCGGAATCCTGAGCCCGGCCCCGCCAGGAGGCCCTCCCATGAACCTCAAGGCGCTTCCCATCAAGCGCAGGCAGAGCGTCCCTGTCGTTGACGTGTTCAACGGCATGGAGCGGGACATGGAATTCGAGCTGCTTGCGGGGTTCCAGGGCATGAACCGCCCGGTGTTTTCCTGGGACATCAACCGCCCCGGACTGGCCCTGAGCGGCTACCTCGACTATTTCGCGAACGACCGGATGCAGGTGCTGGGGAACACGGAAATCCATTTCATGGAGCGCATGCGGCCCGCCGAGCTCGCCGCGCGCCTCCAGAGCATGTTCTCCTTTGAAATCCCCGCGTTTGTCCTTTCGCGCGGGCTCACCCCCCAGCCGATCCTCATGGACTACTGCAACCGCAGCGGCATCCCCGTGCTGCGGACGCAGCTGAGCACCGACGAGGTCATCAGCCGCATCATCCTCTTCCTGACCCAGGAATTCGCCCCCGAAATCACCCTGCACGGCACCGTCGTGGACGTCTACGGCGTCGGCTGCCTCATCGTGGGGACGCCCGGGGTGGGCAAGAGCGAGTCGGCCCTGGAACTCGTGGAGCGCGGCCACCGCCTTGTCGCGGACGACCGGGTGGACCTGAAGCGCCGGCGGTCGGACTACCTCTACGCGAAGACCAACCCGATGCTCCGCCACCACATGGAGATACGCGGGCTGGGGTTCATTGACATCCGGTCCATCTACGGCGTGGGCCAGGTGCGCAACTTCAAGCGCGTGAGCATGATCGTCCAGCTGGAGGAGTGGGACCCCGACGCAATCTATGACCGCACCGGCCTCGAGGACGAGTACGAGGACATCATGGGCGTGAAGCTGCCGCTGGTCCGCATCCCCGTGCGGCCGGGCCGCAACATCGCCATCATCATCGAGGTGGCGGCCCTGAACCAGCGCCTCAAGGAGATGGGCGTGCACATGGCCCGCGACCTGGACGAGGAAATCCAGCGCAACAACCGCAGATAAGCCCCCCCGGCGGCGGCCCGCGACTCCGGGCCGGAGCCCCCGGCACGGAGTTTTGGATGAACAAGGTCAGCCTCATATTCGGATGCCACGCCCACCAGCCGGTGGGCAACTTCGACTTCGTCTTCGCCGAGGCCTTCGAGAAGTCCTACCTCCCCTTCGTGGAGGTGCTGGAGCGTTTCCCCGCCGTCAGGGCCGTCCTCCATTTCACGGGCCCCCTCTTCGACTGGTTCGAGGAGCACCAGCCCGCCTTCCTGGACCGGCTCGGGGTCCTGGTCAAAGACGGACAGGTGGAAATCATGGGCGGCGCCTACTACGAGCCCCTCCTGTGCGCCATCCCCGCGCGGGACGCCGCCGCCCAGATCCGGCGGATGCGCGACTACTGCGCCGCCCGCTTCGGGAGCGCGCCCCGGGGCATGTGGCTCGCCGAGCGCGTCTGGGAACCCCAGATGGCCTCCATCATGGCGCGCGCCGGGGTGGAGTACACCGCCCTCGACGACACCCATTTTCTCTGCTCCGGCCTGACCCCGGACGACCTCTTCGGCTACCACATGACCGAGGATGAGGGGCTCACGGTCCGCGTCTTCCCCATCCAGGAGCGGCTCCGCTACCTGGTCCCCTTCCACAGCGTGGAGGAGACCATGGAATACCTCCGGGGCCTGTCGCGCCGCGGCGGCGAACTCTGCGCCGTGCTCCACGACGACTACGAGAAGTTCGGCGTGTGGCCCGGCACCCACGGCAGCGTCTACACCGAGGGCTGGCTCGAGCGCTTCTTCCAGGCCCTCACGGACAACGCGGACTGGCTGGAGACCACCACCTACGCCGACTACCTGGACCGCCACCCCGCCCGGGGCCGCGTCTACCTGACCTGCGCCTCCTACGACGAGATGATGGGGTGGGCCCTCCCCCCGGAGCGGCAGCGCACCCTCGCCCGCGTGCGAGGCAAACTGAAGGACTACCCCGCCCTCGCCAGGGACGCGGCCCTTTTCCTCCGCGGCGGGTTCTGGCGGGGCTTCCTCGCCCGCTACCCCGAGGCGAACAACCTTCAGAAGCGCATGCTCCGCGTGAGCAACCGCCTGGAGCGGGTCCGCGCCGCGCACCCCGGAGACGCCCGCCTGGGCGAGGCGGAACGCCTGCTGCACCAGGGCCAGTGCAACTGCGCCTACTGGCACGGCGTCTTCGGCGGGCTCTATCTCAACCACCTGCGGACGGCGCTCTATCAGCGCCTCATCGCCGCCGACGTCGTGCTGGACGCGGTGGAGGCGCTCCCCCCGGCCGGGGTCCGCGGGGAGCGCGGGGATTTCGACGGCGACGGCAACGATGAGGCCGTGCTGGAGAACGGCAGCGCCGCCCTCTTCTTCAGCCCGACAGACGGCGGCACCCTCTTTGAGGCGGACTACAAGCCGAAGCCGTTCAATTTCCTCAACACCCTGTCCCGGCGCGACGAACCCTACCACGACCTCCTGCGCGAGGGGGCGGCCCTCGTGGGCGGGGAGGACCAGGGCGACCTCAGCATCCACGAAATGGCGAAGGCCAAGGAGACGGACCTCAACCGTTTTCTGGTCTACGACGCGCACCGGCGCGTCTCGCTCCGCGACCGGTTTCTGGACCCCTCCGCCTCCGCGGACACCCTGTGGGCGGGCACGGCCCGGGAATACGGCGATTTCGCCGCGGGACGCTACGAGCTGGAGATGGGGGACGGAGAAGTGACGCTCACGCGGCGCGGAAAGGTGTCGGTGCCCGGGGGCGACCCCCTCCCCTTTACAGTGCGCAAGCGGGTCACCCTGGCGCCGGATGCATCGCGCGCCGGGATTCGGTATGATATTGAGGCCGGGGGTGCCTGGCCGGAGTCTTTGCTGTTTGGCGTGGAGTTCGCCGCCAACCTGCTCACCGGCTCAGCCGGCGACCGGTACTACCTGTCGGAGGACCGGGATCTCGGCGGCCCCCTGCTGGGAACCCGCGGGTGCGAAGAGGCCCTGGCGCACATCGCCGTGGCGGACGACTGGCAGCGCCTCCGGTGCGCGTGGCGCTTCGCAGCGCCCGCCCGGGTGTTCCGGTTCCCCCTGGACACGGTCAGCCAGTCGGAGGGGGGGCAGGAACGCGTGCACCAAGGGTGCGTGATGGTTCCCTGCTGGCCCCTGGTCCCCGGGGCCGGCGGGCGGTTTTCTTTGGAGATTCAGATGGCCTTTTACGAGGAATAGCGGAAGTCACAGCAACGGCAAGGCCGGCGGAGAGCGGAGTACATGTCGGAAATTAGCGCCGAAGTCATGGTGGTGAATCCCCTGGGCATCCACGCGCGCCCCGCGGCCGCGCTCGTTCAGGCCGCGCTCAAATTCCAGAGCGAGGTCTACATCCACTTCCGGGGGGACACGGTGAACGCCAAGAGCATCATGGGCCTGCTCACGCTGGGGGCCGCGCAGGGAAGCCGGCTCCGCGTGATCTGCAGCGGCCCCGACGCCGAGGAGGCCCTCGCTGCGGTGCGCCAAATCTTTGCCACGGGCTTCGGCGAGATCAAGACGGACGCCCAGGTCAGGGAGTAGGCATGGAAACAGTGTTTCAAGGGTTGGGCGTCTCCCCCGGCATCGCCATCGCCCCCGCCCTGCCCTTCACAAGACGCCAGGTGGAAGCCCCGGAATACACCGTGGAGGATCCCGAGCAGGAGTGGGACCGCTTCAAGGGGGCCGTGGACCGCACCCGCGAGGACCTGGAGCGCCTGCAGCTCCAGACCACCGAGAAGATCGGAAAGCGGCACGCGGACATCTTCCAGGCCCACCTCCTGCTCCTGGACGACCAGGTCATTCACGAGGAGATCCGGCGCCGCCTTTTCGACCAGGTGAAGAACGTCGAGCACATCCTCGCGGGCGTGGCCAGGCACTACGCCGGCCTCATGGAGTCCCTGGACGACCCCCAGCTCCGCGAGCGCTCCGCCGACCTCCGGGATGTGGCGGACCGCCTCCAGCGCCGCCTCCTTGACCAGGAGCACCCCGACCTCAAGTCGCTCCCGGGCCCGTGCGTCATCGTCGCCCGCGAGCTTGCCCCCTCGGACACGGCGAGCATGGACATGGAGCACACGCGCGGCCTCGCCCTCGACGCCGGCAGCGTCACCTCGCACTCCGCCATCCTCGCCCGCGCCCTCGGCATCCCCGCCGTCACCGGCGCCGCCAACCTCAGCGGACACGTCGCCCCGAAGTCCATGGTCATTGTGGACGGATCCCGCGGCGTCGTGGTGGTCAACCCCTCGCCCGAAACCCTGGAGCGCTACCGCCGCGAGGAGCGGGAGTACTCCCGCCGCCG from Candidatus Hydrogenedentota bacterium includes:
- a CDS encoding CoA-binding protein gives rise to the protein MPSIAIVGASTDRRKYGNKAVRAFKQGGWTVYPVNPGAAEVEGLPAFRSVAEIPGPVDRVSMYVPAPTGLAMLPDIAAKGPAEFFLNPGSESPELVAAARALGLNPLLACSIVNIGLRPEQFPDA
- the raiA gene encoding ribosome-associated translation inhibitor RaiA, whose amino-acid sequence is MNVKITGRHMELSDALKSYIETGLRKVKAHFDRVIDVDVVLDVEKHRHTAEFNLYANGVRINCRETSPDMYASVDAALDKLERQTRKFKDRINQHKPRSAKETRILQQSVISLDSGNGNGGRDATGPDHHVVHREKIMPKPMSVDEAIMQLELVEEPFLLFMNADTFQLNVIYSRGEMQYGLIEPES
- the hprK gene encoding HPr(Ser) kinase/phosphatase, producing MNLKALPIKRRQSVPVVDVFNGMERDMEFELLAGFQGMNRPVFSWDINRPGLALSGYLDYFANDRMQVLGNTEIHFMERMRPAELAARLQSMFSFEIPAFVLSRGLTPQPILMDYCNRSGIPVLRTQLSTDEVISRIILFLTQEFAPEITLHGTVVDVYGVGCLIVGTPGVGKSESALELVERGHRLVADDRVDLKRRRSDYLYAKTNPMLRHHMEIRGLGFIDIRSIYGVGQVRNFKRVSMIVQLEEWDPDAIYDRTGLEDEYEDIMGVKLPLVRIPVRPGRNIAIIIEVAALNQRLKEMGVHMARDLDEEIQRNNRR
- a CDS encoding DUF1926 domain-containing protein, with amino-acid sequence MNKVSLIFGCHAHQPVGNFDFVFAEAFEKSYLPFVEVLERFPAVRAVLHFTGPLFDWFEEHQPAFLDRLGVLVKDGQVEIMGGAYYEPLLCAIPARDAAAQIRRMRDYCAARFGSAPRGMWLAERVWEPQMASIMARAGVEYTALDDTHFLCSGLTPDDLFGYHMTEDEGLTVRVFPIQERLRYLVPFHSVEETMEYLRGLSRRGGELCAVLHDDYEKFGVWPGTHGSVYTEGWLERFFQALTDNADWLETTTYADYLDRHPARGRVYLTCASYDEMMGWALPPERQRTLARVRGKLKDYPALARDAALFLRGGFWRGFLARYPEANNLQKRMLRVSNRLERVRAAHPGDARLGEAERLLHQGQCNCAYWHGVFGGLYLNHLRTALYQRLIAADVVLDAVEALPPAGVRGERGDFDGDGNDEAVLENGSAALFFSPTDGGTLFEADYKPKPFNFLNTLSRRDEPYHDLLREGAALVGGEDQGDLSIHEMAKAKETDLNRFLVYDAHRRVSLRDRFLDPSASADTLWAGTAREYGDFAAGRYELEMGDGEVTLTRRGKVSVPGGDPLPFTVRKRVTLAPDASRAGIRYDIEAGGAWPESLLFGVEFAANLLTGSAGDRYYLSEDRDLGGPLLGTRGCEEALAHIAVADDWQRLRCAWRFAAPARVFRFPLDTVSQSEGGQERVHQGCVMVPCWPLVPGAGGRFSLEIQMAFYEE
- a CDS encoding HPr family phosphocarrier protein, encoding MSEISAEVMVVNPLGIHARPAAALVQAALKFQSEVYIHFRGDTVNAKSIMGLLTLGAAQGSRLRVICSGPDAEEALAAVRQIFATGFGEIKTDAQVRE